A genomic stretch from Plutella xylostella chromosome 14, ilPluXylo3.1, whole genome shotgun sequence includes:
- the LOC125489453 gene encoding rho GTPase-activating protein 10-like, translated as MIICLSGFVIAGTSPAPLSVSRNDISGSSLVRTEGAWLACAAPPAPPAEGGRFPPHQLQLLQRYPAAPAHRPPPPALLALRGVGRSSSSSAESVSSSSPPPAPPALTGYRPPVGRYTRVRTLYACLGESDGELSFEPNQIITNVAPSGEPGWLRGTLNGRAGLVPENYVEPLP; from the exons ATGATCATCTGCCTGTCTGGATTTGTTATTGCCGG AACCTCCCCGGCCCCGCTATCCGTCTCCAGAAATGatatt TCTGGCAGCAGCCTGGTCCGCACGGAGGGCGCGTGGCTGGCGtgcgccgcgccccccgcgccccccgccgagGGGGGGAGGTTCCCCCCGCACCAgctgcagctgctgcagcggtaccccgccgcccccgcgcaccgcccgccgccgcctgcgctGCTTGCGCTTAGAG GAGTGGGTCGCTCCTCCAGCAGCTCTGCCGAGTCGGTGTCCAGCtcgtcgccgccgcccgcgccgcccgccctcaCCGGGTACCGCCCGCCCGTAGGCAGATATAC TCGAGTCCGAACCCTCTACGCGTGCCTCGGCGAGAGCGACGGCGAGCTGTCCTTCGAGCCGAACCAGATCATAACCAACGTGGCCCCGAGCGGCGAGCCGGGCTGGCTGCGCGGCACGCTCAACGGCCGAGCCGGGCTCGTGCCAGAGAACTACGTGGAGCCCCTGCCCTGA